Proteins found in one Halobaculum sp. MBLA0147 genomic segment:
- a CDS encoding SDR family NAD(P)-dependent oxidoreductase has product MPVTRPEPGTEPDLDLHDSLDGQVALVTGANRGIGAEIARRLAELGATVYAGTRSVTNEVPDACESVTLDVTQEGDVEAAITRIGDEAGRLDVVVNNAGVGTFGAELHDEAVPILDRTFSVNLRGPTLLAKYALPPLLEREGPRIVNVSSGMGAIEETQSGGSPGYRISKTGLNGLTAYLHGEYADRGLLANSVCPGWVDTELGGEEAPRDVATGAEMPVRLARLRPDSVGGRFWRDGTVLEW; this is encoded by the coding sequence GTGCCAGTCACCAGACCGGAGCCCGGGACGGAACCGGACCTCGACCTCCACGACTCGCTGGACGGCCAGGTCGCACTCGTCACGGGAGCGAACCGCGGGATCGGCGCCGAGATCGCCCGCCGACTCGCCGAGTTGGGGGCGACCGTCTACGCCGGGACCCGGAGCGTCACGAACGAAGTGCCCGACGCCTGCGAGTCCGTCACGCTCGACGTGACACAGGAGGGCGACGTGGAGGCGGCGATCACGCGGATCGGCGACGAGGCGGGCCGTCTCGACGTGGTGGTCAACAACGCCGGCGTGGGGACGTTCGGCGCCGAACTCCACGACGAGGCGGTGCCGATCCTCGACCGGACGTTCTCCGTGAACCTCCGCGGGCCGACGCTGCTCGCGAAGTACGCACTCCCACCGCTGCTGGAACGCGAGGGACCACGGATCGTCAACGTCTCCTCGGGGATGGGCGCGATCGAGGAGACACAGTCCGGCGGCTCGCCGGGCTACCGGATCTCGAAGACGGGCCTGAACGGCCTGACGGCGTACCTCCACGGGGAGTACGCCGACCGGGGACTGCTCGCCAACTCCGTGTGTCCCGGCTGGGTGGACACTGAACTCGGCGGCGAGGAGGCACCACGGGACGTGGCGACCGGCGCCGAGATGCCGGTGCGGCTCGCCCGTCTGCGCCCCGACAGTGTCGGCGGCCGGTTCTGGCGCGACGGGACCGTGTTGGAGTGGTAG
- a CDS encoding AAA family ATPase codes for MPHLEHVSVEGFKKIDRLAFEPGQFTVVTGRNNSGKTSLLEAVRLGADPRVVFGLGPDFSTVQHRGRDETTITVRTAESTLSQSLAVATERTTRRVLADIVAQVWANYLSDFVDESEAELRRELDPSARAFLDDAADQERIEAASSSVAVQLVDGEEFVYTASGESFESLSGELFEDFRHWLHDSVESNGSAFSDPDALHRALTEDDGFPMHYSHGYLADSPEPLVTVEFEDTAPFGGQVWFGEDANETTVDDVGDFLRERGLVDDLKTFTLDTLVFDPDDGEKYAVPFEQMGDGFETVVALLLELLDDDLPDVVFLEEPTTHMHPGYVREVVYFLIGLAMDEEIQLFVTTHSNDFLNDLFTENLTDEEEAFLEEEFQLVQMQDGGAKLLDYRQAEESLEELMLDLRGL; via the coding sequence ATGCCCCACCTCGAACACGTCTCCGTCGAGGGCTTCAAGAAGATCGACCGGCTGGCGTTCGAACCCGGCCAGTTCACCGTCGTCACCGGTCGGAACAACTCCGGGAAGACCTCGCTGTTGGAGGCCGTTCGGCTCGGGGCAGACCCACGGGTGGTGTTCGGCCTCGGACCGGACTTCTCGACGGTTCAACACAGAGGACGTGACGAGACGACCATCACCGTACGGACGGCAGAGAGCACACTCTCACAGTCTCTCGCGGTGGCGACAGAGCGGACGACGAGACGGGTACTCGCCGACATCGTCGCCCAAGTCTGGGCGAACTACCTGTCGGACTTCGTCGACGAGTCGGAGGCGGAGCTCCGCCGGGAACTCGATCCGAGTGCCCGGGCCTTCCTCGACGACGCTGCCGACCAGGAGCGGATCGAGGCTGCGAGCTCGTCTGTCGCCGTCCAACTCGTCGACGGAGAGGAGTTCGTGTACACCGCCTCCGGAGAGTCGTTCGAGTCTCTCTCGGGTGAACTGTTCGAAGACTTCCGACACTGGTTACACGACAGCGTCGAGTCGAACGGGAGTGCGTTCTCCGACCCCGACGCACTACATCGCGCACTCACGGAAGACGACGGGTTCCCGATGCACTACTCGCACGGCTACCTCGCAGACTCTCCCGAGCCACTGGTGACGGTGGAGTTCGAGGATACGGCCCCGTTCGGAGGCCAAGTCTGGTTCGGTGAGGATGCGAACGAGACCACAGTGGACGACGTCGGGGACTTCCTGCGCGAACGGGGACTGGTCGACGATCTGAAGACGTTCACCCTCGACACGCTCGTCTTCGACCCCGACGACGGCGAGAAGTACGCGGTGCCGTTCGAGCAGATGGGTGACGGGTTCGAGACGGTCGTCGCACTCCTCTTGGAACTCCTAGACGACGACCTCCCGGACGTGGTGTTCCTCGAGGAACCGACGACACACATGCACCCGGGGTACGTCCGAGAGGTGGTGTACTTCCTGATCGGACTGGCGATGGACGAGGAGATCCAGTTGTTCGTGACGACCCACAGCAACGACTTCCTCAACGACCTGTTCACGGAGAACCTCACCGACGAGGAAGAGGCGTTCCTCGAAGAGGAGTTCCAACTGGTCCAGATGCAGGACGGCGGTGCGAAACTGCTGGACTACCGGCAGGCCGAGGAGTCGCTCGAAGAACTGATGCTGGACCTGCGTGGACTCTGA
- the idi gene encoding isopentenyl-diphosphate Delta-isomerase → MSADDAADGGTDATEPAHENALQDVIAVDSDDEPQGTVNRLDAHTGDGIRHRAFTCLVFDEEGRILLAQRAHDKRLWDTCWDGTVASHPVEGQSQEEATRQRLEEELGVTPDQYDDLRVTDRFEYKRYYENAGLEWEVCAVLKVTLTDTTLDPDEEEIAGLLWADYEHLHDNPDFYRQLRLCPWFEMAMRRDLAEGDETGVTPGDG, encoded by the coding sequence ATGAGCGCCGACGACGCCGCCGACGGTGGCACGGACGCCACGGAACCGGCCCACGAGAACGCCCTCCAGGACGTGATCGCCGTCGACTCCGACGACGAGCCACAGGGAACCGTCAACCGCCTCGACGCCCACACGGGCGACGGGATCCGTCACCGCGCGTTCACCTGTCTCGTGTTCGACGAGGAGGGGCGCATCCTGTTGGCCCAGCGCGCCCACGACAAGCGTCTGTGGGACACCTGCTGGGACGGCACCGTCGCCTCCCACCCGGTCGAGGGCCAGAGTCAGGAGGAAGCGACCCGCCAGCGACTCGAGGAGGAGTTGGGCGTGACGCCGGACCAGTACGACGACCTGCGCGTGACGGATCGCTTCGAGTACAAACGCTACTACGAGAACGCCGGGCTGGAGTGGGAGGTGTGTGCCGTCCTGAAGGTGACGCTCACCGACACCACCCTGGACCCCGACGAGGAGGAGATCGCCGGGCTGCTGTGGGCCGACTACGAGCACCTCCACGACAACCCCGATTTCTACCGCCAGTTGCGCCTGTGCCCGTGGTTCGAGATGGCGATGCGCCGGGACCTCGCCGAGGGTGACGAGACGGGTGTGACGCCGGGCGACGGGTAG
- a CDS encoding Lrp/AsnC family transcriptional regulator: MDDLDREILNRLRRDARTPYTEIAEDVGTSEGTVRNRVDRMTEEGVIERFTVTTRTGNVKAMVEISVDMNVDTGEVSDELADWPEVDFVWQVSGEEDIVLVVDCVDTAAVNELISRAREVEDVEGTKTRLILDERLG; the protein is encoded by the coding sequence ATGGACGACTTGGACCGAGAGATCCTCAACCGGCTGCGACGGGACGCACGGACGCCGTACACGGAGATCGCCGAGGACGTTGGGACGAGCGAAGGCACCGTCCGGAACCGGGTCGACCGGATGACGGAGGAGGGTGTGATCGAACGGTTCACCGTCACGACGCGGACGGGGAACGTGAAGGCGATGGTGGAGATCAGCGTGGACATGAACGTCGACACCGGCGAGGTGTCCGACGAGTTGGCGGACTGGCCGGAGGTGGACTTCGTCTGGCAGGTCTCCGGCGAGGAGGACATCGTCCTGGTCGTCGACTGCGTCGACACCGCGGCTGTCAACGAGCTGATCTCGCGGGCCCGCGAGGTCGAGGACGTAGAGGGGACGAAGACGCGGCTGATCCTCGACGAGCGGCTGGGGTGA
- the carA gene encoding glutamine-hydrolyzing carbamoyl-phosphate synthase small subunit — protein MTDAFLALADGRVFEARCRAPGRARGELVFTTAYTGYEESLTDPSYEEQVLTFSYPLVGNYGVRSERFESDRVHPNAAVAREFTDDVADWLADADVPAIDHLDTRAIVTSVREEGAMACGIAAGPAATPADARAELDAAEPMSAHTEIGAQVSTPEPYTVSGEAGGADADVALVDCGAKGSIAESLAERGADVHVLPHDATAADVRARDADVLFVSNGPGDPATYDAAEALVDEFLDELPIAGICLGQQIVARAVGGETEKMSFGHRGVNQPVRDLETDRVVMTTQNHGYSVADPGPLEVTQVNVNDGTAEGLDHDEWNVLTRQYHPEANPGPHDSLGFFDDVLATVADSRRTVAAD, from the coding sequence ATGACGGACGCGTTCCTGGCACTGGCGGACGGTCGCGTGTTCGAGGCACGCTGTCGTGCGCCGGGTCGCGCCCGCGGCGAACTGGTGTTCACGACCGCGTACACTGGGTACGAGGAGTCGTTGACGGACCCCTCCTACGAGGAGCAGGTGCTCACGTTCTCGTACCCGTTGGTCGGCAACTACGGCGTCCGATCCGAGCGGTTCGAGTCCGACCGCGTCCACCCGAACGCCGCCGTCGCGCGGGAGTTCACCGACGACGTGGCCGACTGGCTCGCGGACGCGGACGTGCCGGCGATCGACCACCTCGACACCCGCGCGATCGTCACCAGCGTCCGCGAGGAGGGGGCGATGGCGTGTGGGATCGCCGCCGGTCCAGCGGCTACACCCGCCGACGCCCGTGCGGAACTCGACGCCGCCGAGCCGATGTCGGCGCACACGGAGATCGGCGCGCAGGTGTCGACCCCGGAGCCGTACACGGTGTCTGGCGAGGCGGGCGGTGCCGACGCCGACGTGGCGCTCGTCGACTGCGGTGCGAAGGGGTCGATCGCCGAGTCGCTCGCGGAGCGCGGTGCGGACGTCCACGTGCTCCCACACGACGCGACGGCGGCCGACGTGCGGGCTCGCGACGCCGACGTGTTGTTCGTCTCGAACGGGCCGGGCGACCCGGCGACGTACGACGCCGCGGAGGCACTCGTCGACGAGTTCCTCGACGAGCTGCCGATCGCGGGGATCTGTCTCGGCCAACAGATCGTCGCCCGCGCGGTCGGCGGCGAGACGGAGAAGATGTCGTTCGGACACCGCGGCGTCAACCAGCCGGTGCGGGACCTCGAGACGGACCGCGTCGTGATGACGACTCAGAACCACGGCTACTCCGTCGCCGACCCCGGGCCGCTGGAGGTGACGCAGGTGAACGTCAACGATGGCACCGCCGAGGGACTCGACCACGACGAGTGGAACGTACTCACGCGGCAGTACCACCCGGAGGCCAACCCCGGCCCGCACGACTCGCTGGGGTTCTTCGACGACGTGCTCGCGACGGTCGCCGACTCGCGTCGAACGGTCGCGGCCGACTGA
- a CDS encoding AbrB/MazE/SpoVT family DNA-binding domain-containing protein, translated as MKRPEDDGDSESYGTVRIDGRGRLTIPETLRDDLALEAGTTFDVSRSGSEIHLVARPPDLQTLTRDEEWTGDAFRDAGAATFGEPE; from the coding sequence ATGAAGCGACCCGAAGACGACGGAGACAGTGAGTCGTACGGGACCGTGAGGATCGACGGTCGTGGCCGGTTGACGATCCCGGAGACACTCCGTGACGATCTCGCACTCGAAGCGGGGACGACGTTCGACGTGTCCCGGTCGGGCAGCGAGATTCACCTCGTCGCGAGACCACCCGATCTACAGACACTCACTAGGGACGAAGAGTGGACTGGAGACGCGTTCCGCGACGCCGGGGCGGCGACGTTCGGCGAACCGGAGTGA
- a CDS encoding translation initiation factor eIF-1A, with protein MTEETQRKNLRMPSGDEQFAVVTRHDGGNHVQLRCQDGTERLGRIPGRMKYRVWIEEGDVVLADPWDWQDEKADIEWRYDEQDADQLRDEGHIE; from the coding sequence GTGACAGAAGAGACACAGCGGAAGAACCTCCGCATGCCGAGTGGCGACGAGCAGTTCGCCGTCGTCACCCGCCACGACGGCGGGAATCACGTGCAGCTCCGGTGCCAGGACGGCACGGAACGGCTCGGGCGCATCCCCGGGCGCATGAAGTACCGCGTCTGGATCGAAGAGGGCGACGTGGTGCTGGCGGACCCGTGGGACTGGCAAGACGAGAAGGCCGACATCGAGTGGCGCTACGACGAGCAGGACGCGGACCAACTGCGCGACGAAGGCCACATCGAGTGA
- a CDS encoding acyltransferase has protein sequence MTKRHVDLPADAESGVSEFVERVDERLASDEDTCAVVRETLVDLFGDREAYDRWQAGGEVTPAERVRLQGYDPCNATLESEYYAEKDEDRFQESKYLQWLWRQFDATPMADNIAFALRFRQMLANHLFAECGDDCRFFKGITFTYGHNITVGDNVVIHDDVHLDDRGELTIGDRVSIADSTHVYSHDHDVVDQTEVYNYHTVLEDDVRLGFDSMVRAGSRVGRNAMLGAKAILQGDVPAHHVAVGTPARSVRVKPGWESVAEDVGDRLPDEREERRLAHTLPETFDEFDEFGRDVEPPDAGGGESDTGEGDGEEADTESVEADGGRAVDASEE, from the coding sequence GTGACGAAACGCCACGTCGACCTCCCGGCAGACGCGGAGTCGGGAGTCTCGGAGTTCGTCGAACGGGTCGACGAGCGACTCGCCTCCGACGAGGACACCTGTGCCGTCGTCCGCGAGACGCTCGTCGACCTCTTCGGAGACCGGGAGGCGTACGACCGCTGGCAGGCCGGCGGCGAGGTGACGCCGGCCGAGCGGGTGCGACTCCAGGGGTACGACCCGTGTAACGCCACCCTGGAGTCGGAGTACTACGCCGAGAAGGACGAGGATCGGTTCCAGGAGTCGAAGTACCTCCAGTGGCTCTGGCGACAGTTCGACGCGACGCCGATGGCGGACAACATCGCGTTCGCGCTCCGGTTCCGCCAGATGCTCGCGAACCACCTGTTCGCGGAGTGTGGTGACGACTGCCGGTTCTTCAAGGGAATCACGTTCACCTACGGCCACAACATCACCGTCGGGGACAACGTCGTGATCCACGACGACGTACACCTGGACGACCGCGGGGAGTTGACCATCGGCGACCGCGTGTCGATCGCCGACTCGACGCACGTCTACTCGCACGACCACGACGTGGTCGACCAGACGGAGGTGTACAACTACCACACCGTGCTGGAGGACGACGTGCGCCTCGGCTTCGACTCGATGGTCCGCGCCGGCTCGCGTGTCGGTCGCAACGCGATGCTGGGTGCGAAGGCGATCCTCCAGGGGGACGTGCCCGCCCACCACGTCGCCGTCGGGACGCCGGCACGCAGCGTCCGGGTCAAGCCCGGCTGGGAGTCCGTCGCCGAAGATGTCGGCGACCGGCTGCCGGACGAACGCGAGGAGCGTCGGCTGGCACACACGCTCCCGGAGACGTTCGACGAGTTCGACGAGTTCGGGCGCGACGTGGAGCCGCCGGACGCGGGGGGCGGCGAGTCGGACACCGGAGAGGGCGACGGCGAGGAGGCCGACACGGAGAGTGTCGAGGCGGACGGCGGGCGGGCGGTCGACGCCAGCGAGGAGTGA
- the gnd gene encoding phosphogluconate dehydrogenase (NAD(+)-dependent, decarboxylating) yields the protein MHLGVVGLGRMGQIVVERVLDAGHGVVAFDLDATATATAAEAGAEPADSVGDLCDRLAAAGDDASLAVWLMVPAGDAVDATLAELEPHLDADDVVVDGGNSHFEDSVRRAETTDAAYLDCGTSGGPAGAELGFSLMVGGPATAYERLEPVFDAVAIGPDGHDRMGPSGSGHYVKMVHNGVEYALMQAYGEGFELLHRGRYDLDLETVARTWNNGAVIRSWLLELCEEAFHEEGSDLGDVADHVAGGSTGTWTVQEALEQEVPMPLVYQALAERFDSREDRFARRLANRLRYGFGRHEVRRREE from the coding sequence GTGCATCTGGGAGTCGTCGGACTCGGGCGGATGGGACAGATCGTCGTCGAGCGCGTGCTCGATGCGGGTCACGGCGTGGTGGCGTTCGACCTCGACGCGACCGCGACCGCGACGGCGGCGGAGGCGGGCGCGGAGCCGGCCGACTCGGTCGGAGACCTATGTGACCGGCTCGCCGCCGCCGGCGACGACGCGTCGCTCGCGGTCTGGCTGATGGTGCCGGCCGGCGACGCCGTCGACGCGACGCTGGCGGAGTTGGAGCCACACCTCGACGCCGACGACGTGGTCGTCGACGGCGGGAACTCCCACTTCGAGGACTCCGTCCGGCGCGCCGAGACGACGGACGCGGCGTACCTGGACTGTGGCACCTCCGGCGGCCCCGCGGGCGCCGAGTTGGGCTTCTCGCTGATGGTCGGTGGGCCGGCGACCGCCTACGAGCGCCTCGAACCGGTGTTCGACGCCGTCGCGATCGGCCCCGACGGACACGACCGGATGGGACCGAGTGGGTCGGGCCACTACGTGAAGATGGTCCACAACGGCGTCGAGTACGCGCTGATGCAGGCGTACGGCGAGGGGTTCGAACTGCTCCACCGAGGGCGGTACGACCTCGATCTCGAGACCGTCGCCCGGACGTGGAACAACGGCGCGGTGATCCGGTCGTGGCTGTTGGAGCTGTGTGAGGAGGCGTTCCACGAGGAGGGGTCGGACTTGGGCGACGTGGCCGACCACGTCGCGGGCGGCTCTACGGGCACGTGGACCGTCCAGGAGGCGTTGGAACAGGAGGTGCCGATGCCGTTGGTGTACCAGGCGTTGGCCGAGCGGTTCGACTCCCGAGAGGACCGGTTCGCACGGCGACTCGCGAACCGACTCCGGTACGGGTTCGGTCGCCACGAGGTCCGCCGACGCGAGGAGTGA
- a CDS encoding 2Fe-2S iron-sulfur cluster-binding protein, whose translation MVDPVALGSGAALVVVFVVLHYARGTGWEPTGDISDEVLERRAATVEETDFPEPGNRAIGGGGVAAGAVPAGEDGELAEGEAAVEEEAGPGDIPEDEVEYFEVEFAKEGETIEVANDEPLLDQGEDEGMDLPYACRQGQCVSCAGQITTGGNAEDYVEHDDQQMLGDAELDDGYTLTCVAYPRDDFTIETGEAP comes from the coding sequence ATGGTAGACCCCGTGGCACTCGGGTCGGGCGCGGCTCTCGTCGTCGTGTTCGTCGTGCTCCACTACGCCCGCGGAACGGGCTGGGAGCCGACGGGTGACATCTCCGACGAGGTGCTGGAACGCCGGGCCGCGACCGTCGAGGAGACCGACTTCCCCGAACCGGGCAACCGTGCCATCGGCGGCGGCGGTGTCGCCGCCGGCGCGGTGCCGGCCGGCGAGGACGGCGAACTCGCCGAGGGCGAGGCGGCCGTCGAGGAGGAGGCCGGCCCCGGCGACATCCCCGAGGACGAGGTGGAGTACTTCGAGGTGGAGTTCGCCAAGGAGGGCGAGACGATCGAGGTCGCCAACGACGAACCCCTGCTCGATCAGGGAGAAGACGAGGGGATGGATCTCCCGTACGCTTGTCGGCAGGGACAGTGCGTCTCGTGTGCCGGCCAGATCACGACCGGTGGCAACGCCGAGGACTACGTCGAACACGACGACCAGCAGATGCTCGGCGACGCCGAGTTGGACGACGGCTACACGCTGACCTGCGTCGCCTACCCCCGCGACGACTTCACCATCGAGACGGGCGAGGCACCCTAA
- a CDS encoding MATE family efflux transporter encodes MFALAWPIVATQLLQVAYNLADTVWLGRFSTDAVAAISLAFPLIFLFISVGGGFNVAGSTLVAQYTGADSEGSAGTVAGQTIGFITAIAVTVGMLGYVLTVPLLNVLPSSPATAGQVIPLAAEYMRVFFAGLPFLFGFFVFSSLMRGYGNTRAPMIVMAISVLVNVVIDPILIFGVGPVPRLGVTGAALATVISRGIATVIGLYVLLFTSAGPSVSLPDFLPRYEYVREIVTVGVPSAAEQSASALGFITLTAIVVTFSPEVVAAYGLGNRLVSLVFLPALGLGRATNTIVGQNLGAGKPERAERAVWLAVKAATAVMLVVAVLAWLFAEPIVNLFIATGTEAGAETIRFGGEYLRTRAFEFGFIGLLQVTLGAYRGAGNTKTALGFSLVALWLGRVPIVYGLAILQGFGPAGIWIGMAAGQILGAIASGLWFTRGTWKSAVIDDDTVGTEADESSEGESDAERVPETGEESPGETGAAAPVESDTTESQVDGSQTDESFVSTEFVAEGGDGTGDEASGSDET; translated from the coding sequence ATGTTCGCGCTGGCGTGGCCCATCGTCGCCACCCAGCTGTTGCAGGTGGCGTACAACCTCGCGGACACGGTGTGGCTCGGCCGGTTCTCGACGGACGCGGTGGCGGCGATCAGCCTCGCGTTCCCGCTGATCTTCCTGTTCATCTCCGTCGGCGGCGGGTTCAACGTCGCGGGCTCGACGCTGGTCGCACAGTACACCGGGGCCGACTCGGAGGGGTCGGCCGGGACGGTGGCGGGTCAGACGATCGGGTTCATCACCGCCATCGCAGTGACGGTCGGGATGTTGGGGTACGTACTCACCGTACCGCTGTTGAACGTGCTTCCGTCTTCGCCGGCGACGGCGGGACAGGTGATCCCGTTGGCCGCGGAGTACATGCGGGTGTTCTTCGCCGGTCTCCCGTTCCTGTTCGGATTCTTCGTGTTCTCGTCGCTGATGCGCGGCTACGGCAACACGCGAGCGCCGATGATCGTGATGGCGATCTCCGTGCTCGTCAACGTCGTCATCGACCCGATCCTCATCTTCGGCGTCGGCCCGGTGCCGCGACTCGGCGTCACCGGCGCGGCGTTGGCGACGGTGATCTCTCGGGGCATCGCGACCGTGATCGGGCTGTACGTGCTGTTGTTCACCTCGGCGGGCCCGAGCGTGTCGCTGCCGGACTTCTTGCCGCGGTACGAGTACGTCCGCGAGATCGTCACCGTCGGGGTCCCCTCGGCGGCCGAACAGTCCGCGAGCGCGCTGGGGTTCATCACCCTGACCGCCATCGTCGTCACCTTCTCGCCGGAGGTGGTCGCCGCCTACGGGCTGGGGAACCGACTGGTGTCGCTGGTGTTCCTCCCCGCGCTCGGACTCGGGCGGGCGACGAACACCATCGTCGGGCAGAACCTCGGCGCTGGAAAGCCGGAGCGGGCCGAGCGGGCGGTGTGGCTCGCCGTGAAGGCCGCGACCGCGGTGATGCTCGTCGTCGCGGTACTCGCGTGGCTGTTCGCGGAGCCGATCGTGAACCTGTTCATCGCGACCGGGACGGAGGCGGGCGCGGAGACGATCCGCTTCGGCGGCGAGTACCTCCGGACGCGGGCGTTCGAGTTCGGCTTCATCGGGCTCCTCCAGGTGACACTCGGCGCGTACCGTGGTGCGGGCAACACGAAGACCGCGTTGGGGTTCTCGCTGGTCGCGCTGTGGCTCGGACGCGTGCCCATCGTCTACGGGTTGGCGATCCTGCAGGGGTTCGGCCCCGCCGGGATCTGGATCGGGATGGCGGCCGGACAGATCCTCGGTGCGATCGCCTCGGGGCTGTGGTTCACCCGCGGCACCTGGAAGTCCGCGGTGATCGACGACGACACTGTCGGGACGGAGGCAGACGAGTCGAGCGAGGGCGAGTCGGACGCGGAGCGTGTGCCCGAGACTGGTGAGGAGTCTCCGGGTGAGACGGGCGCCGCCGCACCCGTGGAGTCGGACACCACCGAGTCACAGGTCGACGGGTCGCAGACGGACGAGTCGTTCGTCTCGACGGAGTTCGTCGCCGAGGGAGGAGACGGGACGGGGGACGAGGCGTCGGGGAGTGACGAGACGTGA
- a CDS encoding PHB depolymerase family esterase, giving the protein MRRRDVLQTLGTAVTATTVGTLPTTAAEGTYTDEYYDGLHYTKYVPSGASGGEPLLVMLHGCSQEPDEFAAATGMNDVAERENAVVVYPDQSSFANGFDCWNWYYDYNTARGSGEGASITNVALRAVDRESLDRDRIYLAGFSAGAAMVPNLLASYADVYAAGGVHSGLEYDAAETATGATGVMAFGGPNPYDQGEQAYRSMVDDEIVDRVPTVVVHGTDDDTVDVVNGDQVRTQAVETNDLVDGADDESVNTEPDDRVYDSEGGYDYRRDRYTDSRGRVNVEYWLVEGMGHEWAGGDTGEYVAPDAPSASDALWSFFERWSL; this is encoded by the coding sequence ATGCGTAGACGAGACGTACTTCAGACGCTGGGGACGGCGGTGACGGCGACGACAGTCGGCACACTCCCGACGACGGCGGCGGAGGGTACCTACACAGACGAGTACTACGACGGACTCCACTACACGAAGTACGTCCCGTCCGGGGCCAGCGGCGGCGAACCGCTCCTCGTGATGCTCCACGGCTGTTCGCAGGAGCCGGACGAGTTCGCGGCGGCGACGGGGATGAACGACGTGGCCGAGCGGGAGAACGCGGTCGTGGTGTACCCGGACCAGTCGTCGTTCGCGAACGGCTTCGACTGCTGGAACTGGTACTACGACTACAACACGGCTCGCGGCAGCGGCGAGGGGGCGTCGATCACGAACGTCGCCCTGCGTGCGGTCGACCGGGAGTCGCTCGACCGCGACCGGATCTACCTCGCGGGCTTCTCGGCGGGTGCGGCGATGGTCCCGAACCTGCTGGCCTCCTACGCCGACGTGTACGCCGCCGGTGGGGTCCACTCCGGGCTGGAGTACGACGCCGCCGAGACGGCGACCGGTGCGACGGGGGTGATGGCGTTCGGCGGGCCGAACCCGTACGACCAGGGCGAGCAGGCGTACCGGTCGATGGTCGACGACGAGATCGTCGATCGCGTGCCGACGGTCGTGGTCCACGGCACGGACGACGACACCGTCGACGTGGTGAACGGCGACCAGGTGCGCACACAGGCGGTGGAGACGAACGACCTCGTCGACGGCGCCGACGACGAGAGCGTGAACACGGAGCCGGACGACCGCGTGTACGACTCCGAGGGTGGGTACGACTACCGCCGAGACAGGTACACGGACAGTCGGGGGCGCGTGAACGTCGAGTACTGGCTGGTCGAGGGGATGGGCCACGAGTGGGCCGGTGGCGACACCGGCGAGTACGTCGCTCCCGACGCGCCGTCGGCCAGCGACGCCCTGTGGTCGTTCTTCGAGCGCTGGTCGCTGTAG
- a CDS encoding metal-dependent transcriptional regulator: MEDYIKAIYVLEEESGPPVATSAIAERVDKTAPTVTSMLDTLEDRGVVTREKYEGTELTEEGRTLAIEVLRHHRLLEAYLAEHLDYSWDEVHDEADTLEHHISEEFERRVAEVLGDPAVDPHGDPIPSADLEPPTEAPTVPLSSCETGDRIVVARVDDRDDDDLAYLADAGITPGTQVVVSDVAPFGMVTVAVDDAEQSLPESVADSIAVAPADQADEIDEQPSGADA; encoded by the coding sequence ATGGAGGACTACATCAAGGCGATCTACGTCTTGGAGGAGGAGTCCGGGCCGCCCGTCGCGACCTCCGCCATCGCCGAGCGTGTCGACAAGACCGCGCCGACGGTCACCAGCATGCTCGACACGCTCGAAGACCGCGGTGTGGTCACCCGCGAGAAGTACGAGGGGACGGAGCTGACCGAAGAGGGACGGACACTCGCCATCGAGGTGTTGCGCCACCACCGGCTGTTGGAGGCGTACCTCGCGGAACACCTGGACTACTCGTGGGACGAGGTCCACGACGAGGCCGACACCCTCGAACACCACATCAGCGAGGAGTTCGAGCGGCGGGTCGCCGAGGTGTTGGGCGACCCCGCGGTCGACCCACACGGCGATCCGATCCCGAGTGCGGACCTCGAACCGCCGACGGAGGCCCCGACGGTGCCGTTGTCGTCGTGTGAGACGGGCGACCGGATCGTCGTCGCGCGGGTCGACGACCGCGACGACGACGACCTGGCGTACCTCGCGGACGCCGGGATCACGCCCGGCACGCAGGTGGTCGTCTCCGACGTGGCGCCGTTCGGGATGGTCACCGTCGCCGTCGACGACGCCGAGCAGAGTCTCCCCGAGTCCGTCGCCGACTCCATCGCCGTCGCCCCCGCGGACCAGGCCGACGAGATCGACGAACAGCCGTCCGGTGCCGACGCCTGA